In the Populus nigra chromosome 2, ddPopNigr1.1, whole genome shotgun sequence genome, attattattattattttgctagACTTccaatgattaattaatttatcatgttaatcaaataaattatgaaataaaatccGGATGGCAATGacaaaatcaataatcaagCCATTTCCATAAAAACCAGCATCACAAAGTAAAGTAAATTATCGAAACCAATTTTTTAccacaattaaatttaattataatattaaattgaaatttaataaataaattgaatttaaaaacagcaaaaaaataaaattcaattcattttattttttatattactatcattatcatcattttatttttttaagattttttttataaaaatagataagtattttttttaaataattttattttaaattataaataaaaaaattgaactctaatttatttttataattttttaagataaaattcatttattttaaaattcaattcttaaccATCAACgtatcttattttattaaaacattttaattgaATCCAATTAGAAAAAGTCACATACATGCTGTTAACCAGCTTATGACTCCATATCTCAATACAAAAATCCAACCACCAGGCTGTTCCATTCTCATCTCTACCGCTTGCCCATCCCCAACTTCTATTGCCCTACTCACAATAAAATCAGAAGCCCAGGTAGAACACTCTGCTCCATCTCTACAACAATGGCCTTTTCACTCTGCTCTACAAAGACcctcctctttctcttcctcATCTCAGCCATTCCTATTGCCTTTATTATCTCCATGGAGCTCGCCAAGCCGCCAACCCACGTGTACCACTACCACAGCTCAGGATTCTTCCGCGAGAGCGCCAAGTGGGATGATCTAAACCGTCGATTCCTCGTCTCCTTCATGGAAGGTGGCATCGGCGAGATCGCCGTCCCCGACGATCATGGATCTTCATTGGAAGAGGCTGTTTTAAAGGAAGTCACGGTGGTTAAAGACCCTGACTTGACCGGGAACTCTTCTCTTGGTATCGTGGTTGACCGGCCGAGGAATCGCCTTCTGGTGGCGATTAGTGATGTATTAGGGAACAACTACAACGCACTCGCTGCTTATGATTTGTCCACGTGGGATCGTTTGTTTCTTACCGAACTTGGTGGCTCAGGCACGTTATTATCCTTACTCTTCTCCTCTTTTGgttcctttccttttgtttttttggctaaattcgatacaattttttattaatgccaTAGACGACACGCAGTCCACTTTCTCGAGGGATGTTAGGGCAATTTCCTAATTAAAGAGAGAATATAATAAGGTTGCTTCTTCCAAGAAGGCTCATTGTATAAAGGCGTGTTTAGTTAAGGtgcattttttataaaaatcaaaattattattttattaaattatttttttagtcttagATTGTTTTAACGGgtgcaaattttttaaaataaaaaatattattttaatatattgaaaacaaaaatttcgtAAAAAGCAATGATATCTGACTTTTTATCTAGAAGGAAAAACGtatgatattatataaaataagacATGAATTACCCCATCTTTGACGTAACTTGTTGAATTATATTGATTAAGGAGAGTCACTGAAAGGAAGTCTTGGTCATGCATGGAATATTTGTTCATGGTAGGTTTGTTTCTAGAAGCAGAGAAAAAGGACTCTACCTGCTAATAAATTATGGTGGTTGAACCACGACGCTACACATTCTCCGAAGATAGTTTTACCCCTCTGGCAAGAACAAATTCCACCAGGGTGGTTGGCCCTCCCAGTGATTGTATCATTGTACCATGCGGCTGGGTGTccattattcaattaaaaaatattaaatgatctGGGGGACAAGCTAGGTACTAGCTAGTGGCTGTGAGGGGCATGCCACCCCTAAAGTCTTAGAAAGATTCCAGCTTGatcattggattttttattttttcatgatggTTAAGCATTTGGCGTTCCCAaaaatttcatatttcctcttccATATTTGATTCTTCTAAGGGTTGTTTGTGAGTCtagatgaaattattttaaagctaaaaaaagttaaaattctttaaaaaacatggttaGATGATAATGCCGAGAGGTTTCATTCATGTCGAAACTAATCCGTCTAAATTCAACTCATTTTGAAATCATcctactagtttttttttttttttgacacccCCCTTATGAAATTCTAGTTCCTTCCTCATCTATAGTGAGTTAATAGAATGTGTATCCTCCTAATGGTCAAACGCACCTTATGACATTTGCCATCCAGGTTTCTTactaattgataataaaatgatgaCTTCAAGCATgctttatgatttttagttgattctgCCTAATTCGTTGCATTCAATCTTGTAGACAACGAGAAATCCTTTGCCGATGATGTAGCAGTTGATGCAGAAGGTAATGCCTATGTTGCCGATGCCAAATCCAATAAGATTTGGAAGGTTGGGGCGGATGGGAAGTTCGTATCCTTCATCAGAAATCCACTCTTCATTGCGAAAGAGTGGTACAAGAACCTGATTGGGCTAAATGGGATTGTTTACCACCCAGATGGGTTCTTGATTGTCATCCATACCTTTAGTGGCATGTTATATAAGATTGACATAGCCAAGGAAGATCATGAAGTCAAGTTAATTAAAGTAGCCGGAGGTTCACTTGCATTTGGAGATGGTCTAGAACTCTTGTCTCCAACTAAACTTGTAGTTGCCGGAAATCCTTCCGGGAGACTGGTGGAGAGCTCCGATAGGTGGGAGACGGCGTCTGTTGTGGCAAAGTTTAAGGGGCCTGCTCATAGGTTGGCAACAGCAGCAACTGTTAAGGATGGGAGGGTTTATCTCAACCACTTGCTTGGTATGGGATACCCTAAAAAGAAGCATGCTCTTGTCGAGgctgttttttctatttgagaGGAGGGCAATTTGAGTTGTTGGTTATATGATCCGATTGAAGTTTCATGTAGCAAAACTGGCTCCTTGCTGGTTTTGGATCTGTAATATTGTATCACTACAGACTACAGAACATTGCAGTTCACTAGTGAAGCATTCTGTTCTCCAAGCCTGGCCTCAACTTCCCCGGGAGAATCCTCGGGACAGATCAGGATTGtgtattgaaaatattatttttttctcgtgTTATTTTAATCACTTGCTCACCAAGGAGGACTGGGTTTTAAAAgtgatataaataatacatgGTGGTCGAGTTTACAATAGAATGGTTGGTGAGGTTGGTCCCTCGAATTAAACAGATCAGAATGCGACGACTTTGTTTACTACGTACATCAATCTATTGATTATTCCACGTCATTGTCCCATCCAGCTGTGCCTCCCATCCTTGCATTTTCCTGGTTACAGACGGTACACtgttagaggttttttttttttttgaaatactagaacaatatgtttttgttaaaaatatttttaacatggcatagcatattaaaaaaataaaaataaaaataaaaaatatatttgactaACTTATCGCATGCAACTCGGTTAAGTTGTTTAAAACAAAAAGGGACAGGAAGCTGAGATGTGAGGGTAGAATGGTTACTGTTgtttatttaaagtatttttttttgaaatatattaaaataatagttttatattaaaaaaatattaatttgaagaaaaaaaataattttttttgtaaaatatttttaaaatataaaaataaaactacattttcttatttattattcaagttATTCTCCTGGGAGAACGACAAaggagaattaaaaaaagaagaacaaaacatGGATACCTAACACGAggattaccttttcttttctttctgaaaAGTTATATGTTAGTTTATCTACCCCCACCACACACACCCAAAAAAAGGTTCGATATGCTCGATGATCGAGCCATTAAAGCACCGAAAACACCTTGAATTTATCaatctggattttttttttcatgttcgtCTAATTTCTAAAccttttggattaaaaaaaataaaagtaagaaCGAGCAAATTTACAGTTGATACTTGATAGCAAATCTCTACACAATTTACCATAATTTGgaggattttttttcccctccccTCGCTAGTGCAGGATGACATTCTTTAGTGCAGTATCACGTATGAGATTTAAAAGTAtggaaataattgttttttaaagtattttttatttaaaaatatattctaacATCTTTGCTTCTTTGTGTCTATACTGTGTCGTTTGTAACATCTGCTGACCTTGAAACAGGATCAACTATTACCAGGAAGGTAACCAAGTTCATCCCCAGCTTGATGTGTCTATACCTTTCAGAAGAGCTCCGATGACTTGGGCATCGTGGGTTGATAGACACATTAATCCGAGAAAGACCGAAAGTTTTCTTTCGAAGTTCGGCGCCTTCACATTTCAGGTTAGCTTAGTGCTGTCATGATCAATGCTTTAAACTCGACGTATCAAATTGTTGAGTGGTTTTTGATGCGTCAAACAGGGGCGGACAATGGAATTCGGGTGGGCATTGCAAGGAAGCTACTCAACCTCTCAATGAAACTTCAGGTATGGGCTACCGTGAAAAGAATTCCGTTGTAGAAGAGATTATCGAGCACAAGAAAACTCCAGTAACTTTCTTAAATATAACCATTTTCTCTGGATTTAGGATAGGCGGGTATCCATCCATATATGCTGGTAAGCGCTCGAGCATTCAAGATTGCAGCCACCGGTGTCTTCCTGGTGTTCTAGATACGTGgaatgaatttttgtattttcacctGCTATCTAAACGAGGGGTTACATCTTAGCTTGTacattcttttagttttttctgcATCTTAAACTTTTAGGCAGGCATGTAGCGTCTCAGAAACACAGGGAAACTctcgttttctttcttttgcgaAGGAGGCTGAGGTGTTTGCTTGAGATTCAATTTAATGGAAACTGAAAGAAATTCATCATTCTGGAATCACCAAGCCTCTCACACACACGCCTGGGCGCACCGCGCACAAATAATGCACACAGATACTTCGAAGCTTAAGGTTAAAGTCAAAACAATTGCTTAAACCATCTCAAAAGAAGGAAACAAAGAAAGCAGGAAAAGAATCTTAACATGGCAATTATAAATGGAAAACAGCATATTTCATCCTCTATTGTTGCCTTCTACAGGAAACTGAAAGATCAGTTTCAATCTCAATATCTATAATAATGTTTGACCTTTGCTAGCCTGTCTTATTGAAAAAGTCAAATTCACAGGAAGCACGCGCGTGCATATGTACAAGTAAATATATGCCAGGCATAGCTCAGTATACGCTTATGTTCATTATGACAAGTGACTGGTAAAATACACCCTACAATTACAGAAACATGCTCCATAACATCAAGCCATGCCAATAATCAATCAGTGAGATTGGTGTTTCTTTGCTCTACCTTGGGAAACTGTGGAATCATCTCTTTTGGAACCTTCGGGTTTTCGAGCCCATGCAGGTGTCTGGTCTGGCCCATAACGATAATCATAGAATAGCTCCTCGCTAGCTTCTATTTGCTCGTTTGCAAAGATGCCTACTCGATGGTCTCCTACTACCAACATTACCTAAATAATTCAACATATTAGCTCAGTCAATGTCGAGGAATGAAAAACTAACATGTCGAAACTTGAATACCTTTGCATAGCAATTAGGATTTGATGAATGGTTCGCAAATTTCAGCTTATCCCCCTTCCGGTAAGCATCAAGGACaaactgataaaaataaaaatagcaagcCACATTAATCCACGAGGATGGCCACGAAAACAGATTCAGAAAATCACATTGAAAATAGATcctgcaatatatatatattgatgctGCAAATTGCATTGAACTTCCAAAACTCTAAACCAATTTAGTCCTCCATGTTAGATATCATCACTCCAATGCTCAGTTGTCAAAGAGCAGTCATTTTGAACATGAGGTGAATTTGATCTCAAAGGATGACATTATTATTATGTTCTTACACATTGAATTATCTATTTTGTAATAATTAACTATCACTTGCCTGATCATTCAAGTCAAAAAGGAATGATGAATTGGCACGGTCGTAAATCTTCCCACGCTTATCTGCTTCTCGATGAGAGATCAATTCACCAGTATATTCTCCAAGATAATCATTTTTGTTGACGGGGTTCTGAAATCACATCATCAAATTCATTGCACAGAACTAGCACACAGGTAATGAAGAACATGGAAACAGATGCAGGCAGTAATACCTTTAAAAAGGCTCCCCATCCAGCAACATCAGATTTTGCCAAGAGGATCTGAAGAATGAAACATAAAGAATGGGAAAACAGAAAATTTCTTTCAGAACATATCTATAATATTGGTACAAATAACAGTAAGTTTTTCGGAATGATTCACCCTCTGCTGCTGCCTTAGAAGAAGCCTCATGTTTCCACATTGGCCATCTCCTCGTTTCGGAGGCTCTCCTAATGAACCATCTCCACAGctgcataaaaacaaaacaaatttgaaaaaataaacaaaaattaaaggaagtGGCAGTTAATGGGATGAAAAGTCAGCAATCATAGCCATCGATAGATGCCCAGGATTAATTAACTCAAATCAGAGATCAAATTGTAAAGGCTACCAGATCATGGATCAAATAGTTCAATTAATCAGATCCATGACACTGAATAAGAGTGCATACTAACTCAGGACAGAAAGGTTTCCATGACTGACATAATTAGTCAAACAACTAAcgctttactttctttttttgacaTGTAAAATCCCTCAACCGTCACCAGTATTCTACAAGTCACCAGATAGCTCCAAAACTGGAGACTTTGAAATAAAGACCTGGACTGATGCATTGTTCAAATGTTTGTTTGCTTGGCTCCAGTTCAGGATACAAAACACTACTTAAATCAAAATTCTTACGACTTGATAAAATGAGATCAATTTCCGAGACCACTAATCTTCAGTTGTGAACCATCTTTTTCAGCGCTAATCTTTTAACCGATGACCTACCCAACCCCTGCCCAACCATCTAATCACTTGAGACAGCCTATGGGCCTAATATCCAGTCATCTTAGGGTGACAGTCTTTGAAAGGCTTCAAATAGTTTCATACCAGCTGTTTAGACCACCATGTAAATGTTCCTATAGTTTGGAAGGCATGTACTGGTCAGGCCAAAAAAAAGGGCATCTCATCAAACTTTGTTCTGGAggcaacatggacttcaatctGCCACTCCTGATGGACACTAAGGTCTTATAGTTTGGTGTGCGTGCAGCATAAACTATCATTCTCAAAAATTTTGAGGATACAGAGATTGTGTTAATGCCAAAAGGTGATGTGTAGGCATGAGAAACTTGACAATTTGATGACATAATGTTTAACAGAAGCACACTCATATAAGAACAGAAAAGCAATAGAGGTATGGATATTCCCATATGAAACAATGCTTATCAAGTATGATCATATAAAATTCTTTACCTAACCCAACAATTCCTACAAATATCCGGGTCACATTCGCGTCCAGCAGCGAAACATGGGCATTGTCGACTTCTGCATTGGCTCTTTGCACAGTGGCATCCTCTGAAGCGATTTTTGCAACTTTTTGAGCACCTGAAGAATTTAAAGTAGACTGGTAATAAACGCTGTCCTGATTCAAATACTACTCGTAAAGATGTTGTATAGTACAAGTGTACAAGAAACTATTCTACATGATATACATGTTGCATGAACGTCTGTAGTAAGTAGTAACCTTATGGAAAGATACTTAAAACATACCCGCAATATTTCTCACAGCAAGTTCCATTATGCAGACAAGGGCACTGTTTTCCACACATTGATTGGCATCCACAAGGTGTATACTGCTTACAGGACTGATTTTTGCAATCAGCAATTCTTTTCCAAAATGATGGATGACCAGCAGACTTCCAAGAATATTTAAGTTTCCGTGCTCTTCCCCTCCTACGTAGTAAACGTGATCTTGTTGGCATATCTTGCTCCTATAGGAAACAAAAGGTAAGAAAGAGATGGGTTTATAATGCAGAACCAACTCGTATGGATGAAAGGTCAGAAACCTacaggaaaagaaaatggataGTGATAGACCCCTATGGAACTGGAAGGAAAGAAGACAGAGAGAGGAGAATGGAAAGCAGTAAAGTAtgacaatatatttaaaagaaactgCTAAATAATGTTGGAAGTTAATGTTACTATTCTGACAAATATATGAACATGATTCTCTACCACCCTTCTTTGTCAGGGGAAGCATATCTTTTCCTGAAAAATCGTTGGCAAGACTCCAAGAAAGACAGGAAACTTGAGATGGTTGAGACACATGGTGTCCTTTAGAAAAGCAAACTTGAGAATACAGTAGTATAATCCTTCCtgaaatatcataaataataatgCATACCGCATAATCTATATCAATCTTCCCACTGTCTTCTAGAAATGATCTTGGTGCAACAGATCTATGAGGCATCATAGCTCCACTTTCACACATGTAACTGGACACCTCTATACAAGTCTTTAAGCCTGAAAGTAAGTTCCTTGCAATAAGACAACTGCAAAGCACAAATCATACTTTGAGTGCAACACGAAACATAAACACATAAAAGTTTTGTTCTGTACAAAAGAAAAGTGAAGttatattgaatttttcaattccaGTAAGTTAAATAGAAGAGGGATGAAAATTGCTGCTCTTTTGGAACTAACATAATCATATTATATAACACTTGGTTAATAACGTGAATTTATAGGGTACATCCAGATTCCTAATAACTGAACATGGATTGCTCTTTCCTATTAAACAATTTTCAGTCATTTGACACCTACCAATGAGAAAGGTATCTCAAGACACATATTATTGTTAcctgcatgcatgcatgaaatGTTATTTATATAGGCAACCCCATACCTGTTTTTCCCGAATATCTCCACTCCCTTCAGATAAAGTTCTTTTTCAATAGGCTTCCACTCAGACTTTTTTAAAACCCCTTCCACTTGTCTTTCTAACGAGGATGACCGTTTTGGTTCGGGCACTTCAAAGACATCCTTTGATCCATCCCCAATGTTCTCCTCAGTGCCAGAAGAAGCAATTTCAAAGGAAACATCGGTAGTCTTTTTTGTGGTCATCTGAAATTCAATTTGATCAGTTGCTTTTTTAGCAGTTGACCCA is a window encoding:
- the LOC133682634 gene encoding uncharacterized protein LOC133682634, translated to MAFSLCSTKTLLFLFLISAIPIAFIISMELAKPPTHVYHYHSSGFFRESAKWDDLNRRFLVSFMEGGIGEIAVPDDHGSSLEEAVLKEVTVVKDPDLTGNSSLGIVVDRPRNRLLVAISDVLGNNYNALAAYDLSTWDRLFLTELGGSDNEKSFADDVAVDAEGNAYVADAKSNKIWKVGADGKFVSFIRNPLFIAKEWYKNLIGLNGIVYHPDGFLIVIHTFSGMLYKIDIAKEDHEVKLIKVAGGSLAFGDGLELLSPTKLVVAGNPSGRLVESSDRWETASVVAKFKGPAHRLATAATVKDGRVYLNHLLGMGYPKKKHALVEAVFSI
- the LOC133682616 gene encoding histone-lysine N-methyltransferase EZA1-like isoform X3 produces the protein MAEDQSVVGRRRIYYDRHGSEALICSDSEEDIEPEEEKHEFSEGEDRFLWMVFQELGLAEEVLNIVSQFIGVGTSEIQERCRMLAEKYSNDQNVKDSIDSVSERGISLEKTLSAALDSFDNLFCRRCLLFDCRLHGCSQTLINPSEKQSCWSEYEDDRKPCSDQCSLQLRVLKDLPEGSVNSPLHRTETATSAEEKKTAAASDAEEPSSVDLMIDERHISEKEINVISEAVGNLEPASGALNLDISAMVIHNQEYMRKRKVSQCTDIASDDSSKFPEDTQDFSKKQKRLLHLDVAAEDISSPDCGSTAKKATDQIEFQMTTKKTTDVSFEIASSGTEENIGDGSKDVFEVPEPKRSSSLERQVEGVLKKSEWKPIEKELYLKGVEIFGKNSCLIARNLLSGLKTCIEVSSYMCESGAMMPHRSVAPRSFLEDSGKIDIDYAEQDMPTRSRLLRRRGRARKLKYSWKSAGHPSFWKRIADCKNQSCKQYTPCGCQSMCGKQCPCLHNGTCCEKYCGCSKSCKNRFRGCHCAKSQCRSRQCPCFAAGRECDPDICRNCWVSCGDGSLGEPPKRGDGQCGNMRLLLRQQQRILLAKSDVAGWGAFLKNPVNKNDYLGEYTGELISHREADKRGKIYDRANSSFLFDLNDQFVLDAYRKGDKLKFANHSSNPNCYAKVMLVVGDHRVGIFANEQIEASEELFYDYRYGPDQTPAWARKPEGSKRDDSTVSQGRAKKHQSH